In Microvenator marinus, one genomic interval encodes:
- a CDS encoding deoxynucleoside kinase gives MARNPRQIIEIDPQPGQLTNGNHRYIAVAGNIGSGKSSIVDFLCQKYGLEPFFEPNEGNPYLEDFYGDMKSWSFHSQIYFLAAKFKLHQELGALEHGVVQDRTIWEDAEIFAENLYRQKIMGERDYQTYRLLYESIRDQIRPPDLMLYMRCPVSTVKKRIASRGRQMERDIPERYLKRLHRLYDSWIENYTLSPVVIIPTNKLDYVTDLVDQHDILTTIEKYL, from the coding sequence ATGGCTCGAAACCCCCGCCAAATCATCGAAATTGACCCGCAGCCCGGTCAACTCACCAACGGCAATCACCGCTATATTGCTGTGGCTGGAAACATCGGCTCAGGAAAGAGTTCGATCGTGGACTTCCTGTGTCAGAAGTACGGTCTGGAGCCTTTCTTCGAGCCCAACGAAGGCAATCCGTACCTCGAAGACTTCTATGGGGACATGAAATCTTGGTCGTTTCACAGCCAGATTTACTTTCTGGCCGCGAAGTTCAAGCTGCATCAGGAACTCGGGGCATTGGAGCACGGGGTGGTGCAGGACCGCACCATTTGGGAAGATGCCGAGATTTTTGCCGAGAACCTCTACCGCCAAAAGATCATGGGAGAGCGGGATTATCAGACCTATCGCCTGCTCTACGAGTCCATCCGCGATCAGATCCGACCACCCGATCTGATGCTCTATATGCGCTGTCCGGTCTCGACGGTGAAAAAGCGGATCGCGTCGAGAGGAAGACAGATGGAGCGCGATATTCCCGAGCGCTATCTCAAACGACTTCACCGGCTCTACGACTCATGGATCGAGAACTATACACTCTCTCCTGTGGTCATCATTCCGACCAATAAACTCGATTATGTGACCGATCTTGTGGACCAGCACGATATCCTGACGACGATCGAGAAATACTTGTAG
- a CDS encoding serine/threonine-protein kinase, whose product MKNFLDEISEIDVEGATEIADGSQFEIEPTIRDMSAFPTSTPSYLDEDSEGDTEYDQTSVLALEQSDEDATAVESAIDGRFQLVGVLGEGGMGKVYRGIQLSINRDVAIKVVREEFAHDPQLRARFEREAQLISSFNHPGIVRLVDFGESDGRLFLVMEFVNGKPIGELFGGHQLHPRYVLEMARQVASALTEAHSKGVVHRDLKPDNILLSRVTDGTIQFKVLDFGVARTGSSNLTAAGAVCGTPEYMPPEQARGMTVGPESDLYALGVMMYEMLAGRVPFAGNNAMAIMIKQVKELPPRLKDLAPHVPDDIEELVNALMEKDPSDRISSAISICDTIDHILAMHGWTQVIRLEDGPLNQTTKKWYYDGSPIGERPSAPTFPHSPNTSQDLVAPKTPVSSAALGTGFLADDAPIGIDEDALAQNRRPNPANYGYGQNQPTSSPANRLPTPAPQAHAPAQPAHAPQRAARPRQNTLPGASRKKRNNTNTILLGAALVLVVLMLVVVALILSRKASGPELPADLGSGPSPAMLTSFASSGWTPSAVIASDLGPSVNVQSSKLVSENGQVSFSVYTCTAPEECGDIFDRIYLPSYGYTWSGHVVQLEPMGNVPKVEMERLISAVTTLHPGGEASTTDFK is encoded by the coding sequence ATGAAAAATTTTCTAGATGAAATCTCAGAGATCGATGTGGAAGGGGCCACAGAGATTGCGGACGGCAGTCAGTTTGAAATCGAGCCGACCATTCGAGACATGAGTGCATTTCCGACTTCGACTCCGAGCTATCTGGACGAAGACTCGGAGGGCGATACCGAATACGACCAGACCTCGGTGCTCGCGCTAGAGCAATCCGACGAAGATGCGACGGCCGTGGAGTCCGCGATTGACGGGCGTTTTCAGCTGGTGGGCGTGCTCGGCGAAGGTGGAATGGGCAAGGTCTACCGCGGCATTCAGCTCTCCATCAACCGTGACGTCGCGATCAAAGTGGTTCGCGAAGAGTTCGCTCATGACCCCCAACTTAGGGCGCGTTTTGAGCGCGAGGCGCAGCTCATCTCAAGCTTCAACCACCCAGGGATCGTACGTCTTGTGGACTTTGGAGAGAGTGACGGGCGCCTCTTCCTGGTCATGGAGTTTGTCAACGGCAAGCCAATCGGCGAGCTCTTTGGCGGCCACCAACTCCACCCAAGGTATGTGCTCGAGATGGCCAGACAAGTGGCATCAGCTCTGACCGAGGCGCATTCTAAGGGCGTTGTTCACCGCGACCTAAAACCCGACAATATCCTCTTGAGCCGCGTCACGGACGGCACCATTCAGTTCAAGGTCTTGGACTTTGGAGTAGCCCGTACCGGGTCCTCCAACCTCACGGCTGCGGGTGCGGTGTGCGGGACGCCAGAGTACATGCCACCGGAGCAAGCACGCGGGATGACCGTGGGCCCGGAGTCCGACCTCTATGCGCTCGGCGTGATGATGTACGAGATGCTCGCGGGACGCGTTCCATTTGCCGGAAACAACGCGATGGCGATCATGATCAAGCAGGTCAAAGAACTCCCGCCTCGCCTCAAAGATCTTGCGCCTCATGTCCCCGACGACATCGAGGAATTGGTCAATGCGCTGATGGAGAAGGACCCTTCGGACCGCATCAGCAGCGCGATTTCCATTTGCGACACCATCGACCACATCCTCGCTATGCACGGGTGGACCCAGGTAATTCGTCTGGAAGATGGCCCCCTGAACCAGACCACAAAGAAGTGGTACTACGACGGCTCGCCGATTGGTGAGCGCCCGAGTGCGCCTACGTTTCCGCATTCTCCGAACACGTCACAAGACCTCGTGGCGCCTAAAACTCCGGTCTCCAGCGCGGCGCTCGGCACGGGCTTTCTGGCGGACGACGCACCGATCGGTATCGATGAGGACGCTTTGGCTCAGAACCGGCGGCCGAATCCGGCAAATTACGGCTACGGACAAAATCAGCCCACGAGTTCGCCGGCAAACCGCCTGCCAACGCCGGCCCCTCAAGCACACGCGCCTGCCCAACCAGCACATGCACCTCAGCGTGCGGCTCGACCGCGGCAAAACACCTTGCCAGGGGCTTCGAGGAAAAAGCGCAACAACACGAACACCATCCTCCTCGGGGCGGCGCTGGTTTTAGTGGTCTTGATGTTGGTGGTCGTGGCCTTGATTTTGTCGCGAAAGGCGAGTGGACCGGAACTTCCCGCGGATTTGGGGAGCGGCCCTTCGCCGGCCATGTTGACGTCCTTTGCGTCGAGTGGTTGGACACCTTCCGCAGTCATCGCGTCAGACCTTGGGCCTTCGGTCAACGTTCAGAGCTCCAAACTTGTGTCCGAAAACGGTCAGGTGAGCTTCTCAGTCTATACCTGCACTGCTCCTGAGGAATGTGGTGATATCTTCGACCGCATTTACCTTCCGAGCTATGGCTACACGTGGAGCGGACACGTGGTCCAGCTCGAGCCGATGGGCAATGTTCCGAAAGTTGAAATGGAGCGTCTAATAAGTGCTGTCACCACCTTGCATCCCGGCGGTGAGGCATCTACCACGGACTTTAAGTGA